In Acholeplasma equirhinis, the following proteins share a genomic window:
- a CDS encoding nucleotidyltransferase family protein, whose translation MRKVNEIENITEYNQKIDARFIRYLSDGKPFSYEDTKDENSRFQSLLKAFLVFKKAPITETSLNDMYQALTSKNIVISEAFIEKTLKIKTISEMITCFVEIVQSELFLDQTEEMAKLIFNCLLISQEYCPVIFYPSISKQIIKAIIDDAEAHRLELLFFHAYMNTVNKLNRKQKVKTQDEVIQMMQAHQEMLKDLYGITSIGLFGSFARGDQHAYSDMDIWIKSDRLISYKDKFLIKSLLETMLDAHVDLNIWTKNVAETVFHDNLTVF comes from the coding sequence ATGAGAAAAGTTAATGAAATAGAAAATATTACGGAATACAATCAAAAGATTGATGCAAGGTTTATCAGATATCTATCAGATGGTAAACCATTTTCGTATGAAGATACAAAGGATGAAAATAGTAGATTTCAAAGCTTGTTGAAGGCGTTTTTGGTGTTTAAAAAAGCGCCAATTACTGAGACATCACTTAATGATATGTATCAAGCATTGACAAGTAAAAATATAGTGATATCAGAGGCATTTATTGAAAAGACACTGAAGATTAAAACCATAAGCGAGATGATAACATGTTTTGTTGAAATCGTTCAATCTGAGTTGTTTTTAGATCAAACAGAAGAAATGGCCAAGCTTATTTTTAACTGCTTACTCATTAGTCAAGAATATTGTCCAGTTATCTTTTATCCTAGCATATCTAAGCAAATCATCAAAGCAATCATTGACGATGCAGAAGCGCATAGATTAGAGTTGTTGTTTTTTCATGCATACATGAATACAGTCAATAAACTTAATAGGAAGCAAAAAGTTAAAACTCAAGATGAGGTTATACAAATGATGCAAGCGCATCAAGAAATGCTTAAAGATCTATATGGCATTACATCAATAGGCTTATTTGGCTCATTTGCTAGAGGTGATCAGCATGCATACTCAGATATGGATATCTGGATTAAATCGGACAGACTCATCAGTTATAAAGATAAGTTTTTAATCAAAAGCTTGCTAGAAACGATGCTTGATGCTCATGTTGACTTAAACATTTGGACTAAAAATGTTGCAGAGACTGTCTTTCATGATAATTTAACGGTATTTTGA
- a CDS encoding nucleotidyltransferase family protein: MTEKVVINDKLFYRFIEFTSKLIKVDLVHETFKQICLDQYTTQTKAELRVKKFADAFRYLIHNTSSDVTKELIETTYFILTSKKLSKKINQQILEKYYQRLDDHAQQKACQMHLMLIDLKISSRIEFAFLITNYILIKRGLYPIIVYPNDKKIYMDAINLRKTNPNQFYLFLVQAEHFVRKTHDHKILDISERKTKEEVIAILKSERSILQKKYYVKQLYLYGSYVKETNIATSDIDVLVILDSHIINYEKQEVMKKLRTYLCEIMAYRMDVMEFSHALTSLEIHEMTHVITII; encoded by the coding sequence ATGACGGAGAAAGTAGTTATCAATGACAAGTTGTTTTACCGGTTCATTGAATTTACCAGTAAACTTATTAAAGTTGATTTAGTGCATGAGACATTTAAACAAATCTGTCTAGATCAATATACTACACAAACTAAAGCTGAGCTAAGAGTGAAAAAGTTTGCTGATGCGTTTAGGTATTTGATTCACAACACAAGTTCTGATGTAACAAAAGAGTTAATAGAAACAACATATTTTATTTTAACAAGTAAAAAACTATCAAAAAAGATCAATCAGCAAATCTTAGAAAAGTATTATCAACGGTTAGATGATCACGCACAACAAAAGGCGTGTCAAATGCATCTTATGCTGATTGATTTAAAGATTAGTTCAAGAATTGAGTTTGCATTTTTAATAACAAACTACATATTGATTAAAAGAGGATTATATCCAATTATTGTGTATCCCAATGATAAAAAAATTTATATGGATGCGATTAATTTAAGAAAAACCAATCCCAATCAGTTTTATCTGTTTTTAGTTCAAGCAGAGCATTTTGTTAGGAAAACGCATGACCATAAGATTTTAGATATTTCAGAGCGAAAAACAAAAGAAGAAGTTATTGCAATCTTAAAAAGTGAAAGAAGTATTTTACAAAAAAAATATTATGTAAAACAACTCTATCTCTATGGATCATATGTTAAGGAAACAAATATTGCAACCAGTGATATTGATGTTTTAGTCATTTTAGATAGTCACATCATCAATTACGAAAAACAAGAAGTAATGAAAAAATTAAGAACATATTTATGCGAAATTATGGCTTATCGCATGGATGTTATGGAATTTAGCCATGCACTGACATCTCTTGAAATACACGAGATGACACATGTAATAACAATCATTTAA